One stretch of Caldinitratiruptor microaerophilus DNA includes these proteins:
- a CDS encoding diacylglycerol kinase family protein: protein MPTRKGPDGRRAHLVPVGGRPARRPGAREAAPSSPPGGAPPRRLWAGRPFPVRVVNAARGVWLAYRTEPNLRFHVFAATAALALAHVTATGGWRLAYLLASVSLVLAAELANTAVERAVDLASRQQPDPVARAAKDVAAGVVLVATVHALAAGWLVFVEPVGPVGLLRLVLGYSTAHPVPAAFLGALVALTGAVGLLAGKGQG from the coding sequence ATGCCCACACGCAAGGGTCCGGACGGGCGCCGCGCCCACCTGGTTCCGGTGGGCGGCAGGCCGGCGCGCCGGCCCGGAGCGCGGGAGGCGGCGCCCTCCTCTCCCCCTGGCGGCGCCCCGCCTCGCCGGCTGTGGGCCGGGCGTCCGTTCCCGGTCCGGGTGGTGAACGCGGCGCGGGGCGTCTGGCTGGCCTACCGGACCGAGCCGAACCTGCGCTTCCATGTCTTCGCGGCCACCGCCGCCCTCGCCCTGGCCCACGTCACCGCCACCGGCGGCTGGCGGCTCGCCTATCTCCTGGCCAGCGTCAGCCTGGTGCTCGCCGCCGAGCTCGCCAACACGGCGGTGGAGCGGGCCGTGGACCTCGCATCGCGCCAGCAGCCCGACCCCGTGGCCCGCGCCGCGAAGGACGTCGCGGCCGGGGTCGTGCTGGTGGCCACCGTGCACGCCCTGGCCGCGGGCTGGCTCGTCTTCGTGGAGCCGGTCGGGCCCGTGGGGCTCCTCCGCCTAGTGCTCGGCTATTCCACGGCGCACCCGGTCCCGGCAGCCTTCCTGGGCGCCCTGGTCGCCCTCACGGGCGCGGTGGGGCTCCTCGCCGGGAAAGGGCAAGGATAA
- the ybeY gene encoding rRNA maturation RNase YbeY, whose protein sequence is MESESEQVALKPALKTLVERVVRETLDVAGQKPEGELEVSVTFVDDRRIHELNRTWRGVDRPTDVLSFPQLEPGAGEPEVSPPSGGPVLLGDVVISLERAEAQAREYGHSLEREVGFLTAHGVLHLLGYDHQDPESEARMLALTEEALSRVGLRR, encoded by the coding sequence GTGGAGAGCGAATCGGAGCAGGTGGCGCTCAAGCCGGCGCTCAAGACGCTGGTGGAGCGGGTGGTGCGGGAGACGCTGGACGTCGCCGGGCAGAAGCCGGAGGGTGAGCTGGAGGTCTCCGTCACCTTCGTGGACGACCGCCGCATCCACGAGCTCAACCGGACCTGGCGGGGCGTGGACCGGCCCACCGACGTCCTCTCCTTCCCGCAGCTGGAGCCGGGCGCCGGCGAACCGGAGGTGAGCCCTCCGTCCGGCGGACCGGTGCTCCTCGGGGACGTCGTCATCTCCCTCGAACGCGCCGAGGCCCAGGCCCGCGAGTACGGGCACAGCCTCGAGCGCGAGGTCGGTTTCCTGACTGCCCACGGGGTCCTGCATCTCCTGGGCTACGACCACCAGGACCCCGAGTCCGAGGCACGGATGCTGGCGCTCACCGAAGAGGCGCTGAGCCGGGTTGGCCTGCGGCGTTGA
- a CDS encoding HD family phosphohydrolase produces MPMRFWSDLGHPFRKWFGLGWMRRLLLAALSTALLTLILSAHVLPERLRIVEGEIAPRDVPAPYEVENTVRTEELRRRAEEQVGDVMVVDPGVVERARADVRGLFAEIRRVRAGARPGAPGSTAPTAPRAEAAPAGDPRADLAQVLPGMPETVLGAVLAASDEVLRAVEDQVLLELERILTVPVRPADLERIKGETDREWAPAGVQDRNLVFLARELVKAQVRPNLVKDEAATAEARARARASVQPVMIRRGQLIVRQGDVVTHEQYVMLENAGLVGPGWGARKLVGVAIFASLVVALMALYLWRARPDIVARESRLVLIALIGLVTVAISLLVRNMSGYLMPLATGSMLLTVLLDSRVSLVGAALMTLAIGLVAQTETPVALAAAVGALTGVHAVRRVATRSDLILGGLLVGTMQLLAVLALHLVVESSILEVQVWLRAFLALVGGLLAAVLAAGSLPILEGAFGILTPFKLLELANPNHPLLKKLLVEAPGTYHHTILVANLCEAGAEAIGADPMLARVGAYYHDVGKARRPYFFTENQFAGENPHDHLPPHVSALIIASHVKDGVEMAREHRLPPEIVDFIREHHGDMLISYFYHKAAQNGVGEQVVEEDFRYEGPRPRSRETAICMLADGCEASVRALRQRGPLTMEQIEAQVRRIIRDRLEQGQLDRSDLTLRDLDTLARTFARVLGGVHHARVEYPALAGEMGVQGAGEPGEENQGEDLGGERIGAGGAQAGAQDAGGAGGAGDAGRRRAEAGG; encoded by the coding sequence ATGCCGATGCGGTTCTGGAGCGATCTAGGGCACCCGTTTCGCAAGTGGTTCGGCCTCGGCTGGATGCGCCGCCTGCTGCTGGCCGCCCTGTCGACCGCGCTCCTCACGCTGATCCTCTCCGCCCACGTGCTTCCGGAGCGCCTTCGCATCGTCGAGGGCGAGATCGCTCCCAGGGACGTACCGGCGCCGTACGAGGTGGAGAACACCGTTCGGACCGAGGAGCTGAGGCGCCGGGCGGAGGAGCAGGTGGGCGACGTCATGGTGGTCGACCCCGGCGTGGTCGAGCGCGCCCGTGCGGACGTGCGGGGCCTTTTTGCGGAGATCCGCCGCGTCCGCGCGGGGGCGCGCCCCGGGGCCCCGGGCAGCACGGCTCCGACCGCGCCGCGGGCCGAGGCCGCTCCGGCCGGGGACCCCCGTGCGGATCTCGCCCAGGTCCTGCCGGGCATGCCGGAGACGGTCCTCGGGGCCGTCCTGGCGGCCTCCGACGAGGTCCTGCGCGCGGTCGAGGATCAGGTCCTCCTGGAGCTCGAGCGCATCCTCACTGTGCCCGTCCGGCCCGCCGACCTCGAGCGCATCAAGGGGGAGACGGACCGGGAGTGGGCGCCGGCGGGCGTCCAGGATCGTAACCTCGTGTTCCTGGCCCGCGAGCTGGTGAAGGCCCAGGTGCGGCCCAACCTCGTCAAGGACGAGGCGGCCACCGCCGAGGCGCGGGCCCGGGCCCGTGCCAGCGTGCAGCCGGTGATGATCCGGCGGGGACAGCTGATCGTGCGCCAGGGGGACGTGGTGACCCACGAGCAGTACGTGATGCTGGAGAACGCCGGCCTGGTGGGGCCGGGCTGGGGCGCGCGCAAGCTCGTGGGCGTGGCCATCTTCGCCTCGCTCGTCGTGGCGCTCATGGCGCTCTATCTCTGGCGGGCCCGGCCCGACATCGTCGCGCGGGAGTCCCGGCTGGTCCTCATCGCCCTGATCGGCCTCGTCACGGTGGCTATCTCCCTTCTCGTGCGCAACATGAGCGGGTACCTGATGCCGCTGGCCACCGGGTCCATGCTCCTCACGGTGCTGCTGGACTCCCGGGTGTCGCTGGTCGGCGCCGCGCTCATGACCCTGGCGATCGGCCTGGTGGCGCAGACCGAAACGCCCGTGGCCCTCGCCGCCGCGGTGGGCGCGCTGACCGGGGTGCACGCCGTCCGGCGGGTAGCAACCCGCAGCGACCTCATCCTGGGCGGGCTCCTGGTCGGCACGATGCAGCTCCTCGCCGTGCTGGCGCTGCACCTGGTGGTCGAGAGCTCGATCCTGGAGGTGCAGGTCTGGCTGCGCGCCTTCTTGGCGCTGGTGGGCGGACTCCTCGCCGCCGTGCTGGCGGCCGGCTCGCTGCCCATCCTGGAGGGCGCCTTCGGGATCCTCACCCCGTTCAAGCTCCTGGAGCTCGCCAACCCGAACCACCCGCTCCTCAAGAAGCTCCTCGTCGAGGCGCCGGGGACCTACCACCACACCATCCTGGTCGCCAACCTGTGCGAGGCGGGGGCGGAGGCCATCGGGGCGGATCCCATGCTCGCCCGGGTCGGCGCGTATTATCATGACGTGGGGAAGGCCCGCCGCCCGTACTTCTTCACCGAGAACCAGTTCGCCGGGGAGAACCCCCACGACCACCTGCCGCCCCACGTGAGCGCCCTCATCATCGCCAGCCACGTCAAGGACGGCGTCGAGATGGCGCGGGAGCACCGGTTGCCTCCCGAGATCGTCGACTTCATCCGGGAACACCACGGGGACATGCTGATCTCGTACTTCTACCACAAGGCGGCGCAGAACGGCGTGGGGGAGCAGGTCGTCGAGGAGGACTTCCGCTACGAGGGCCCGCGGCCCCGGAGCCGGGAGACGGCGATCTGCATGCTCGCCGACGGCTGCGAGGCGTCGGTCCGGGCGCTGCGCCAGCGTGGGCCGCTGACCATGGAGCAGATCGAGGCGCAGGTCCGGCGGATCATCCGGGACCGCCTCGAGCAGGGGCAGCTGGACCGGTCCGACCTGACCCTGCGGGACCTGGACACCCTGGCCCGGACCTTCGCCCGGGTGCTCGGGGGCGTTCACCACGCGCGGGTGGAGTACCCCGCGCTGGCCGGCGAGATGGGCGTTCAAGGCGCGGGCGAACCGGGAGAGGAGAACCAAGGTGAGGATCTGGGTGGAGAGCGAATCGGAGCAGGTGGCGCTCAAGCCGGCGCTCAAGACGCTGGTGGAGCGGGTGGTGCGGGAGACGCTGGACGTCGCCGGGCAGAAGCCGGAGGGTGA
- a CDS encoding PhoH family protein, with protein MDATERRVVVGATNEEAQAVFGRHDAHLKLIEASFPVRLVARGNEVYLSGPGEAVDRVAGLLEELARIVQGGTPLSEREIRYAIRMLKEGSDLSLAEIFSDVIVVTQRGRPLRPKSAGQKEYVEAIRRHGLTFGIGPAGTGKTYLAMAMAIAAYKAREVNRIILTRPAVEAGEKLGFLPGALEEKVNPYLRPLYDAIFDILGMEAYEKLRDRGHIEVAPLAYMRGRTLDDSFIILDEAQNTTPEQMKMFLTRLGFGSKAVVTGDITQVDLPPGARSGLVEVRHVLAGVPGIAFVYLTEKDVVRHELVQRIIAAYERYERQEPRRDEGQPAPRTARR; from the coding sequence GTGGACGCCACCGAGAGGCGGGTGGTGGTGGGCGCGACGAACGAGGAGGCCCAGGCCGTCTTCGGTCGTCACGACGCCCATCTGAAGCTCATCGAGGCCAGCTTCCCCGTGCGGCTGGTGGCGCGCGGCAACGAGGTCTACCTCTCCGGGCCGGGAGAGGCCGTCGACCGCGTGGCCGGGCTGCTCGAGGAGCTGGCCCGGATCGTCCAGGGGGGGACCCCCCTGTCCGAGCGCGAGATCCGCTACGCGATCCGGATGCTGAAGGAGGGTTCCGACCTCTCCCTCGCCGAGATCTTCTCGGACGTCATCGTGGTGACCCAGCGGGGCCGGCCCCTGCGGCCGAAGAGCGCCGGGCAGAAGGAGTACGTCGAGGCCATCCGCCGGCACGGGCTCACGTTCGGCATCGGCCCCGCGGGCACCGGCAAGACGTACCTGGCCATGGCGATGGCGATCGCCGCGTACAAGGCCCGGGAAGTCAACCGGATCATCCTGACCCGACCGGCCGTGGAGGCCGGCGAGAAGCTCGGCTTTCTCCCCGGGGCGCTGGAGGAGAAGGTCAATCCCTACCTGCGCCCCCTCTACGACGCGATCTTTGATATCTTGGGCATGGAAGCGTACGAGAAGCTCCGGGACCGGGGCCACATCGAGGTCGCACCCCTGGCCTACATGCGCGGGCGCACCCTGGACGACTCGTTCATCATCCTGGACGAAGCCCAGAACACGACCCCCGAGCAGATGAAGATGTTCCTCACGCGGCTCGGTTTCGGGTCGAAGGCGGTGGTCACCGGCGACATCACCCAGGTGGATCTCCCTCCCGGCGCCCGCAGCGGTCTCGTGGAAGTCCGGCACGTGCTCGCCGGCGTGCCCGGCATCGCCTTCGTCTACCTGACCGAGAAGGACGTGGTCCGGCACGAGCTGGTTCAGCGCATCATCGCAGCCTACGAACGGTACGAGCGGCAGGAGCCCAGGAGGGACGAGGGTCAGCCGGCGCCGCGGACGGCGCGGCGGTAG
- the yqfD gene encoding sporulation protein YqfD gives MLPGIWRYLAGTVLVEVTGPQPERFVNLAVDAGIDLWDVHRRPDRLRARMLAPDFLCVRPVARRARCRVRIRSRSGLPFAWRRLRRRRGLLAGAALSALVLLWAVGHVWAVEVEGTRLLDPRAVRAALARLGLHPGVWRVSVRPEAVERELPRLVPEVGWVSVRLDGTRAIVQVVERTTVRPPAPRGQVDIVARKPCIVDSVVVFRGRRRVQEGEVVTPGQVLIEGYLYHFSAPPQRPLFGGAPWPPVPDRPVGPIQADGQVFGRCFYEEYVEVPLYEEREEATGRRQGRVVLRLGRREILLKGSPAPPFARYRLQRRSVGLPGWRNWRPPVELTTEIYEETRLMRVPRSPEAAREEAIRSLEERVRWQLQPGTDRVVRREIQEKVRTPDYLGLRVLIETREEIGRPAPAPQAGPAQPGPGLRGEQARRG, from the coding sequence GTGCTCCCGGGCATCTGGCGGTACCTGGCCGGGACGGTGCTGGTGGAGGTGACGGGGCCGCAGCCCGAACGGTTCGTCAACCTCGCCGTCGACGCGGGCATCGACCTGTGGGACGTGCACCGCCGGCCCGACCGGCTGCGCGCGCGGATGCTGGCGCCCGACTTCCTCTGCGTCCGCCCCGTGGCGCGCCGGGCGCGCTGCCGGGTGCGGATCCGCAGCCGGAGCGGGTTGCCCTTCGCCTGGCGGCGTCTGCGCCGGCGGCGGGGGCTTCTGGCAGGAGCCGCCCTGTCCGCCCTGGTGCTCCTCTGGGCCGTCGGCCACGTCTGGGCGGTCGAGGTGGAGGGCACCCGGCTCCTGGATCCCCGCGCGGTGCGGGCCGCCCTGGCGCGGCTCGGGCTGCACCCCGGCGTGTGGCGGGTCTCGGTGCGGCCGGAGGCCGTCGAGCGGGAACTGCCCCGCCTCGTGCCGGAGGTGGGCTGGGTCTCGGTGCGACTCGACGGCACCCGGGCCATCGTGCAGGTGGTCGAGCGCACGACGGTGCGCCCGCCCGCCCCCCGGGGGCAGGTCGACATCGTCGCGCGCAAGCCGTGCATCGTCGACTCCGTAGTGGTGTTCCGGGGCCGGCGGCGGGTGCAGGAGGGGGAGGTCGTCACCCCGGGCCAGGTGTTGATCGAGGGCTACCTCTACCACTTCTCGGCTCCCCCGCAGCGGCCGCTGTTCGGCGGCGCGCCCTGGCCCCCCGTCCCGGACCGGCCCGTAGGGCCCATCCAGGCCGACGGCCAGGTCTTCGGCCGGTGCTTCTACGAGGAATACGTGGAGGTGCCCCTGTACGAGGAGCGAGAGGAGGCGACGGGCCGGCGCCAGGGGCGCGTGGTTTTGCGCCTGGGCCGGAGGGAAATCCTGCTGAAGGGGAGCCCGGCGCCGCCCTTCGCCCGCTACCGCCTCCAGCGCCGGTCGGTGGGCCTGCCCGGGTGGAGGAATTGGCGACCCCCCGTCGAACTTACGACTGAGATTTACGAGGAAACCCGTCTCATGCGGGTGCCCAGGAGCCCGGAGGCCGCCCGGGAGGAGGCCATCCGGTCCCTGGAGGAACGGGTGCGCTGGCAGCTCCAGCCCGGGACCGACCGGGTGGTGCGGAGGGAGATCCAGGAAAAGGTCCGGACGCCGGATTACCTGGGGCTCCGGGTGCTGATCGAGACCCGGGAGGAGATCGGCCGGCCGGCCCCCGCCCCGCAGGCTGGTCCGGCGCAGCCCGGTCCGGGGCTCCGGGGAGAGCAGGCGAGAAGGGGATGA
- the yqfC gene encoding sporulation protein YqfC has product MESRRDLRSRITSIFDLPGDVVLDVARVILVGDMQMAVENHRGLIEYSPGRVVIGVPKGQIAVEGEELRIGSITPEEIILMGRIASLRFVP; this is encoded by the coding sequence GTGGAAAGTCGCAGGGACCTTCGCAGCCGGATCACGAGCATCTTCGACCTGCCGGGGGACGTCGTCCTGGACGTGGCCCGGGTGATCCTCGTCGGCGACATGCAGATGGCGGTCGAGAACCACCGCGGGCTCATCGAGTACTCGCCCGGCCGCGTCGTGATCGGGGTCCCCAAGGGGCAGATCGCCGTCGAGGGGGAGGAGCTCCGCATCGGCAGCATCACGCCGGAGGAGATCATCCTGATGGGCAGGATCGCCTCCCTCCGCTTCGTGCCGTGA
- a CDS encoding DUF4870 domain-containing protein, with translation MGPSYEERVMAAVGHLGVLFGLMGVVATGVIHFLYARRSGFVGAHVRQALAWQGTALAVKVAYGYVALGGLPGALVATGWSWDVLKWLFQPDGPPGRTAVAALLWVFFALALQGLVRAWGGRRHRYPLVGRLVS, from the coding sequence GTGGGACCTAGCTACGAGGAACGGGTGATGGCGGCCGTCGGCCACCTGGGGGTGCTCTTCGGCCTCATGGGCGTGGTGGCCACCGGGGTGATCCATTTCCTCTACGCCCGCCGCTCCGGCTTCGTCGGCGCGCACGTGCGCCAGGCCCTCGCCTGGCAGGGGACGGCGCTGGCGGTGAAGGTCGCGTACGGGTACGTGGCCCTGGGTGGCCTCCCCGGCGCGCTGGTGGCCACCGGCTGGTCCTGGGACGTGCTGAAGTGGCTCTTCCAGCCGGACGGGCCGCCCGGCCGCACCGCCGTCGCCGCTTTGCTGTGGGTGTTCTTCGCCCTCGCCCTGCAGGGTCTGGTGCGGGCGTGGGGCGGGCGCCGGCACCGCTACCCGCTGGTGGGCCGGCTCGTTTCCTAG
- the floA gene encoding flotillin-like protein FloA (flotillin-like protein involved in membrane lipid rafts) yields the protein MLFTLFLIFVAVLVLSVFFSFVPVGLWIAAAAAGVRVGLGTLIGMRLRRVPAARVINPLIKAFKAGLDVSSDKLEAHYLAGGNVDRVVNALIAAHRAGIDLSFERAAAIDLAGRDVLQAVQMSVNPRVIETPVVAGVAKDGIELKAKARVTVRANIDRLVGGAGEDTIIARVGEGIVTTIGSADNHKQVLENPDSISRTVLAKGLDAGTAFEIVSIDIADVDVGNNIGARLLADQAEAEKRIAQAKAEERRAMAVAAEQEMKARVQEMRAKVVEAEAEVPHALAQALREGKIGVMDWMYMQNIQADTGMRRSIAGEGAPPPAPGTEESGR from the coding sequence ATCCTGTTCACGCTTTTCCTCATCTTCGTCGCGGTGCTCGTGCTCTCCGTCTTCTTCAGCTTCGTGCCGGTGGGCCTCTGGATCGCGGCCGCCGCCGCGGGCGTGCGGGTGGGGCTGGGGACGCTCATCGGCATGCGGCTGCGGCGGGTGCCCGCCGCCCGGGTGATCAACCCCCTCATCAAGGCGTTCAAGGCGGGCCTGGACGTGAGCAGCGACAAGCTCGAGGCCCACTACCTGGCCGGCGGGAACGTCGACCGGGTCGTGAACGCCCTCATCGCCGCCCACCGGGCGGGGATCGACCTCTCCTTCGAGCGGGCGGCCGCCATCGACCTCGCCGGCCGTGACGTGCTCCAGGCCGTGCAGATGAGCGTGAACCCCCGGGTCATCGAGACCCCGGTGGTGGCCGGGGTGGCCAAGGACGGCATCGAGCTGAAGGCCAAGGCCCGGGTGACGGTGCGCGCGAACATCGACCGCCTGGTCGGCGGTGCCGGCGAGGACACCATCATCGCCCGCGTGGGCGAGGGCATCGTCACCACCATCGGCTCGGCGGACAACCACAAGCAGGTCCTGGAGAACCCGGACTCGATCTCGCGCACGGTGCTGGCCAAGGGGCTCGACGCCGGCACGGCCTTCGAGATCGTCTCCATCGACATCGCCGACGTGGACGTCGGCAACAACATCGGCGCCCGCCTCCTGGCCGACCAGGCCGAGGCGGAGAAGCGCATCGCCCAGGCCAAGGCGGAGGAGCGCCGGGCGATGGCCGTGGCCGCCGAGCAGGAGATGAAGGCCCGGGTGCAGGAGATGCGGGCCAAGGTGGTGGAGGCGGAGGCCGAGGTGCCCCATGCCCTGGCCCAGGCCCTGCGCGAGGGCAAGATCGGCGTCATGGACTGGATGTACATGCAGAACATTCAGGCCGACACCGGCATGCGCCGGTCGATCGCGGGGGAGGGCGCCCCGCCGCCCGCCCCGGGAACGGAGGAGTCCGGGCGCTAG
- a CDS encoding NfeD family protein, with protein MRAGRWAIGALGVLLVLAGPPSARAASGPAPPGGRVYAVHVRETIDPGLAAIVQGAVRRAEADPAARGLAIVVDTPGGLVQAAEGIRNALLNTRLATVAFVEGRAASAGALVTLAAQRVYMRPGSSIGAAEPIPYSDKAVSYVAGLFQATAEARGRDPRVAAAMVDKSVTIPGVTTGKPLTLTWRQAVSLGIADGEAADLGTALRAAGLGGAEVTWYEPGRGERVARYLTSPWVASLLLLLGVGGLALEMAKPGLGLPGLVGLVSLVAFFASHYLIGTARWLELTLVLLGAALLVIEMFVPGFGVFGVAGAIAVGAGIFLSAPTPGLAATYLAITAVGAVLVLAALARYISRHGMIRWLTLEERLGREQGVVPGRVELAALVGARGVAVTPLRPAGVAVFGDRRVDVVTQGEFVPPGQTVEVILVEGTRVVVRAAGSA; from the coding sequence ATGCGTGCGGGTCGGTGGGCGATCGGCGCCCTGGGCGTCCTTCTCGTCCTGGCCGGCCCGCCGTCCGCCCGCGCGGCGTCCGGGCCGGCCCCGCCCGGCGGGCGGGTGTACGCCGTGCATGTCCGGGAGACGATCGACCCGGGGCTGGCGGCGATCGTGCAGGGGGCGGTGCGGCGGGCTGAGGCCGACCCGGCCGCCCGGGGGCTGGCGATCGTGGTGGACACGCCCGGGGGACTCGTCCAGGCCGCCGAGGGCATCCGGAATGCGCTCCTGAACACCCGGCTGGCGACGGTCGCCTTCGTGGAGGGCCGGGCCGCGTCGGCGGGGGCGCTGGTCACCCTGGCAGCGCAGCGGGTGTACATGCGGCCCGGTTCGAGCATCGGGGCGGCCGAGCCCATCCCGTACTCGGACAAGGCCGTGTCCTACGTCGCGGGGCTCTTCCAGGCCACCGCCGAGGCCCGGGGCCGCGACCCCCGGGTGGCGGCGGCCATGGTGGACAAGTCGGTCACGATCCCCGGCGTCACCACCGGCAAGCCGCTCACCCTCACGTGGCGGCAGGCCGTGTCCCTCGGCATCGCCGACGGCGAGGCGGCCGACCTCGGCACGGCCCTGCGGGCTGCCGGCCTGGGCGGCGCCGAGGTGACGTGGTACGAGCCCGGCCGGGGGGAACGGGTGGCCCGCTACCTCACCTCGCCCTGGGTGGCGAGCCTCCTGCTGCTCCTGGGCGTGGGCGGGCTGGCCCTGGAGATGGCCAAACCCGGGCTCGGCCTGCCGGGGCTCGTCGGCCTGGTGAGCCTGGTGGCGTTCTTCGCCTCCCACTACCTGATCGGGACGGCCCGGTGGCTGGAGCTCACCCTGGTCCTGCTGGGGGCGGCGCTCCTGGTCATCGAGATGTTCGTGCCGGGCTTCGGGGTGTTCGGGGTCGCCGGCGCGATCGCCGTCGGGGCCGGCATCTTCCTCTCGGCGCCGACCCCGGGGCTTGCCGCCACCTACCTGGCGATCACCGCGGTGGGGGCCGTCCTCGTGCTCGCCGCGCTCGCCCGGTACATCTCCCGGCACGGGATGATCCGCTGGCTGACCCTGGAGGAGCGGCTCGGCCGCGAGCAGGGGGTCGTGCCGGGGCGGGTGGAGCTCGCCGCCCTGGTCGGCGCCCGGGGGGTCGCCGTCACCCCGCTGCGGCCGGCCGGGGTGGCGGTCTTCGGGGATCGCCGGGTCGACGTCGTGACCCAGGGCGAGTTCGTGCCGCCGGGCCAGACGGTGGAGGTGATCCTGGTCGAGGGGACCCGCGTGGTGGTCCGCGCGGCCGGCAGCGCCTGA